The Coffea arabica cultivar ET-39 chromosome 3c, Coffea Arabica ET-39 HiFi, whole genome shotgun sequence genome contains a region encoding:
- the LOC113735756 gene encoding uncharacterized protein, with amino-acid sequence METRQRRTRGRGREPRQVQDQGEEQGSVANQNQGPRGDRGDQVATAINRMTDLLAHLVDQQGQVLGNQQRDPEVGEDRALERFQKFAPPKFLGRHEPEVAENWFERMEDIFAALHYSEERQEKREDEFIKLRQGTSSVAEYETQFTQLSKFAPELVVSEQKRIRRFIQGLNVEIQKDLAAAQIDTFKDALEKAQRVEQARSQVRTFQAKKRGASTSTPGRSDQNVPPPKFGKGTSGARIAGTPRGGASSRGAQGRRGQGQQKTVSLGVPAPTTRVSCGYCGKPNHTEDNCWKKLKKCLVCGSSEHQIATCPVKNRDGNGGTQSEKSNPKQPTASASRPKTSARVFALDHRRVPDSSEVVEGTIPIFHRLAKLLIDPGATHSFVNPAFMCGIAANPVKLPYDLEVKTPTGNQSLITNMVYKNCEIWVGERKLVGDLISLDLKGYDVIIGMDLLARYNAQLNCKTKVVESSIPGEATLWLDVRGRLALSALVSGIRARKLLSKGAQGYLAFLINTPGDKVKLEDVVVVNEFPDIFPDELKSMPSEREIEFKIDLVPGTAPIAKTPYRMAPAELKELKLQLQDLLE; translated from the exons ATGGAGACTAGACAAAGACGTACTCGGGGCCGTGGACGAGAACCCAGGCAAGTCCAGGATCAAGGGGAGGAACAAGGTTCGGTGGCAAATCAAAACCAGGGACCCCGAGGTGATAGAGGGGACCAAGTAGCAACAGCTATTAATCGAATGACTGATTTGTTGGCCCATTTGGTTGACCAGCAGGGTCAAGTACTTGGTAACCAACAAAGGGACCCCGAAGTAGGCGAGGATAGGGCCCTGGAgcggtttcaaaagtttgctcctccaaaatttcttggaAGACATGAACCTGAAGTTGCCGAGAATTGGTTCGAGCGAATGGAGGATATATTCGCTGCGTTGCATTACTCTGAAGAGAGGCAA gagaaaagggaggatgaGTTCATTAAACTGCGCCAAGGCACTTCAAGTGTGGCAGAGTATGAAACGCAGTTCACCCAACTTTCCAAGTTTGCCCCAGAATTGGTGGTAAGTGAGCAAAAGCGTATAAGGCGGTTTATACAAGGTTTGAATGTAGAAATCCAAAAGGATTTAGCTGCCGCTCAAATTGACACCTTTAAGGATGCGCTTGAAAAGGCTCAACGTGTGGAGCAGGCCCGATCTCAAGTTCGGACCTttcaggctaagaagcgtggtgCATCTACCAGTACTCCTGGCCGAAGTGATCAGAATGTGCCACCTCCGAAGTTTGGAAAGGGTACGAGTGGAGCCCGAATTGCGGGGACACCAAGAGGTGGAGCTTCATCTAGAGGAGCTCAAGGTAGAAGGGGACAGGGACAACAGAAAACTGTCTCCCTAGGAGTTCCCGCACCCACCACACGTGTAAgctgtggatattgtggtaaGCCAAATCATACcgaagacaattgctggaaaaagTTGAAAAAGTGCCTTGTTTGTGGAAGTTCTGAACACCAGATTGCCACTTGCCCTGTTAAGAATCGTGACGGGAACGGGGGTACCCAGTCGGAAAAGTCAAACCCTAAGCAACCTACCGCCAGTGCAAGTCGACCCAAAACCTCTGCTAGGGTTTTTGCTTTGGACCACCGGCGAGTTCCGGATTCCTCGGAagtagtggaaggtacgatccctatattCCACCGCTTAGCTAAACTTTTGATTGACCCTGGGGCAACCCATTCTTTTGTGAATCCTGCCTTTATGTGTGGTATTGCTGCGAATCCTGTTAAGTTGCCGTATGATTTAGAAGTGAAAACACCGACTGGGAATcaaagcctaattaccaatatGGTctataaaaattgtgagatttgggtAGGAGAACGGAAGTTAGTGGGTGACTTGATAAGTTTAGAccttaaggggtacgatgtaaTTATAGGCATGGATTTGCTGGCCCGTTATAACGCCCAATTGAACTGTAAAACAAAGGTGGTAGAATCCTCAATACCCGGAGAGGCAACTTTATGGTTGGACGTGAGAGGTAGGTTAGCCTTGTCTGCACTTGTTTCGGGAATCCGAGCCAGAAAGTTGTTAAGTAAGGGGGCGCAAGGCTACTTAGCCTTCTTAATTAATACTCCTGGAGATAAAGTGAAACTGGAGGATGTTGTAGTAGTGAATGAATTTCCTGATATCTTTCCCGATGAGTTGAAATCAATGCCATCAGAAAGGGAAATAGAATTTAAGATCGATTTAGTACCTGGAACTGCTCCCATTGCAAAAACgccataccgaatggcccccGCCGAACTTAAAGAGTTGAAACTGCAGTTACAAGATCTGTTAGAATGA